The Erythrolamprus reginae isolate rEryReg1 chromosome 3, rEryReg1.hap1, whole genome shotgun sequence genome contains a region encoding:
- the PIGC gene encoding phosphatidylinositol N-acetylglucosaminyltransferase subunit C gives MARNILCVQLEHTIRQRWQKVLYKRQSFPDNYVDQSFLEKLRKNIHARKYQYWAVVFESGVVIQQLCSVCVFVVIWWYMDMGLLAPQWLFGAGLIASLIGYVLFDATDSGIERNQNGQTRWGDLKNSVVFVAFTYGFSPILKTLTETISTDTIYAMSALMLLGHLIFYDYGANAAIVSSTLSLNMAIFASVCLASRLPRSLHAFVMVTFAIQIFALWPMLQKKLKAQTPHCYMIATLLFALSALMGLLTISSVGTVLFALLLIAISCLCPYCLIRLQLFKDNIHGPWDEAEIKEDLSKFLM, from the coding sequence ATGGCAAGAAATATACTCTGTGTACAACTGGAACATACCATAAGGCAACGTTGGCAGAAAGTGTTGTACAAGAGGCAATCATTTCCTGATAATTATGTGGATCAAAGTTTCTTAGAGAAGTTGCGCAAGAATATCCATGCACGCAAGTATCAGTACTGGGCAGTGGTATTTGAATCTGGAGTGGTGATACAACAACTGTGCAGCGTCTGTGTCTTCGTTGTCATCTGGTGGTACATGGATATGGGCCTGTTGGCCCCCCAGTGGCTGTTTGGAGCTGGCCTGATTGCTTCACTGATTGGATATGTACTCTTTGATGCCACTGATTCAGGAATAGAAAGAAATCAAAATGGCCAGACACGATGGGGAGATCTGAAGAATTCTGTGGTATTTGTGGCATTCACCTATGGCTTCTCTCCTATCCTGAAGACCTTAACTGAGACTATCAGCACCGATACAATTTATGCTATGTCTGCCCTTATGCTCCTAGGACATTTGATATTTTATGATTATGGGGCAAATGCAGCAATTGTGTCCAGTACACTGTCCCTCAACATGGCTATCTTTGCTTCAGTCTGCTTAGCCTCACGGTTGCCACGGTCCTTACATGCCTTTGTCATGGTGACATTTGCTATCCAGATATTTGCCCTATGGCCTATGCTACAAAAGAAGCTCAAAGCTCAAACCCCCCATTGTTACATGATAGCTACCTTACTCTTTGCTTTATCTGCCTTAATGGGACTACTAACCATTTCCAGTGTTGGCACTGTTCTTTTTGCCCTCCTTTTGATTGCCATCTCATGTCTGTGCCCTTACTGCCTCATTAGGCTGCAGCTCTTCAAAGACAATATCCATGGGCCTTGGGATGAAGCTGAAATCAAGGAAGATCTATCCAAGTTTCTTATGTAG